In one window of Lates calcarifer isolate ASB-BC8 unplaced genomic scaffold, TLL_Latcal_v3 _unitig_3770_quiver_731, whole genome shotgun sequence DNA:
- the LOC108894666 gene encoding NACHT, LRR and PYD domains-containing protein 12 isoform X20 codes for MIYFSSVEEETSVTGFPLRPEKMNDLEEEEDRAESPGSICLSMKSDWSKGEPPLFFSNEPGPSDTEEKKRRRSGVCEEEQLSCCSLCQDVLKDPVSTSCGHWFCRQCITSYWDQSGSSGDSSCPQCGKRPRPGPGLQTASQTSTVQNSGLQEVLDEHQISLRRRCEHVTEGTDGTGSRTLLNRIYTELYITEGQSEEVNTQHEMRQLEKKTLHAPIRCQDVFKALPDQQRHIRVVLTNGVAGVGKTFSVQKFTLDWAEGLENQDVSLLVLLSFRELNLIRDEQYSLLTLLHVFHPTLQKVTAEKLAVCKVLFIFDGLDESRLSLDFNNRKVVSDVTQKSSVNELLTNLIQGNLLPSALVWITSRPAAANQIPPSCVDRVTEVQGFTDPQKEEYFRRRSSDEELSNRTISHIKTSRSLHIMCGVPVFCWITATVVEHMLTTEQRGELPRTTTDLFSHFLLVQTKRKKNKYHEGHETSPQELTEADREVLLKLGRLAFEHLEKGNIMFYQEDLEQCGLDVTEALVYSGVCTEIFKRESVIFQKTVYCFVHLSVQEFLAAVYIFHCYEKRKRLTKILKDFLGEDQSEPSLDVFLRRAMEKSVDSKNGLFVRFLHGLSLESNQRVLGGLLGQTENNPEIISNLKKKVLQYLCDKVSPDRSINIFHCLMEMNDHSVHQEIQEFLKSENRSEQRLSEIQCSALAYMLQMSEEVLDELDLNKYKTSEEGRRRLIPAVRNCKKARFTDCGLSETHCEVVASALKSNPSHLTELDLSDNKDLKDSGVKLVSAGLESPHCRLETLRLKNCWLSEISCSSLVSALKSNPSHLRDLDLSENWDLQDSGVKELCGFLQSPDCRLVTLRLKNCSLSEISCSSLVSALKSNPSRLRELDLSENSLQDSGVKELCGFLQSPYCRLETLRLMNCSLSKISCSSLVSALKYNPSRLRDLDLSENNLKDSGVKELCGFLQSPYCRLETLRLSRCRLSEISCSSLVSALKSNPSRLRELDLSNNNLYDSGVKELFGFLQSPDCRLETLRVIGKEFESSIDKTCHSDVKLDPNTADKKLDASEDDTKLMMSVEFCSRTSNPKKIQDQEKTEVQRHNVPLPGPGPAGTPGAPAQSEQHTKMKMRNILDDLAESEFKNFKWFLKNGPKNNVKVSQVEHADRGDTVDLMVHRYKLAEAVRVMEEGLKYIKRNDLVQE; via the exons atgatttatttttcttcagtcGAAGAGGAAACAAG TGTTACAGGTTTCCCTCTCAGACCAGAGAAGATGAATGatttggaggaagaggaggacagagcagagtctccaggatccatctgtctgtctatgaagagtgactggtccaaagGAGAACCTCCACTATTCTTCAGTaatgaacctggaccctcagacacaGA agagaagaagaggaggaggagtggtgtttgtgaggaggagcagctgtcctGCTGTTCTTTGTGTCAGGACGTCCTGAAGGATCCAGTCTCTACCAGCTGTGGACACTGGTTCTGCAGACAGTGCATCACCTCATACTGGGACCAGTCTGGTTCATCAGGAGACTCCTCCTGTCCCCAGTGTGGAAAAAGACCaagaccaggacctggactgcagacagccagtcagaccagcactgtACAAA atagtggtctgcaggaggttttagatgaacatcagatcagtctgaggaggagatgtgaacatgtgactgaaggaactgatggaacaggaagtagaaccctcctcaacaggatctacactgagctctacatcacagagggacagagtgaagaggttaatacccaacatgagatgaggcagctggagaagaagaccctccatgctccaatcaggtgccaggacgtctttaaagccttacctgaccaacagagacacatcagagtggttctgaccaacggtgtcgctggtgttggaaaaaccttctcagtgcagaagttcactctggactgggcagagggcttggaaaaccaagatgtcagtctgctggttctgctttcgttcagggagctgaacctgatcagagatgagcagtacagtcttctcacgctgctccatgttttccatccaacattacagaaggtcacagcagagaagctggctgtctgtaaagttctgttcatctttgacggcctggatgaaagcagactttcactggatttcaacaacaggaaggttgtgtctgacgtcacacagaagtcatcagtcaacgagctgctgacaaacctcatccaggggaatctgcttccctcggctctggtctggataacttccagacctgcagcggccaatcaaatccctccttcatgtgttgacagggtaacagaagtacaaggcttcactgacccacagaaggaggagtacttcaggaggagatccagtgatgaagagctgtccaacagaaccatctcacacatcaagacctccaggagcctccacatcatgtgtggagtcccagtcttctgctggatcactgctacagttgtggagcacatgttgactacagagcagagaggagagctgcccagGACCACGACTGACCTGttctcacacttcctgctggttcagacaaagaggaagaagaacaagtaccatgagggacatgagacgagtccacaggagctgacggaggctgacagggaagttcttctgaagctggggaggctggcgtttgaacatctggagaaaggaaacatcatgttctaccaagaagacctggagcagtgtggtcttgatgtgacagaggccttggtgtactcaggagtttgtacagagatcttcaaaagagagagtgtgatcttccagaaaacagtctactgctttgttcatctgagcgttcaggagtttctggctgcagtctacatCTTCCACTGTtatgagaagaggaaaagactGACAAAGATACTGAAGGACTTCCTGGGAGAAGATCAGAGTGAACCATCCCTGGATGTCTTCCTGAGGAGAGCCATGGAGAAATCCGTTGACAGTAAAAATGGTCTGTTTGTtcgcttccttcatggcctctctctggagtccaaccagagGGTCTTAGGAGgtctgctgggtcagacagagaacaatCCAGAAATCATCAGCAACCTGAAGAAGAAAGTCCTTCAGTATCTTTGTGATAAAGtctctcctgacagaagcatcaacatcttccactgtctgatggagatgaacgaccactcagttcatcaggagatccaagagttcctgaagtcagagaacagatcagagcagagactctctgagatccagtgctcagctctggcctacatgctgcagatgtcagaggaggttctggatgagttggaccTGAATAAGTACAAGACGTCAGAGGAGGGACGACGgagactgatcccagctgtgaggaactgcaaGAAGGCTCG ATTTACTGATTGTGGACTctcagagactcactgtgaagtcgtggcctcagctctgaagtccaacccctcccatctgactgaactggacctgagtgacaacaaagacctgaaggattcaggagtgaagctggtctctgctggactggagagtcctcactgtagactggagactctgag gttgaagaactgctggttgtcagagatcagctgttcttctctggtctcagctctgaagtccaacccctcccatctgagagacctggaTCTGAGTGAAAACTGggacctgcaggattcaggagtaaaggagctgtgtggttttctacagagtccagactgtagactggtgACTCTGAG gttgaagaactgcagtttgtcagagatcagctgttcttctctggtctcagctctgaagtccaacccctcccgtctgagagaactggacctgagtgagAACagcctgcaggattcaggagtgaaggagctgtgtggttttctgcagagtccatactgtagactggagactctgag gttgatgaactgcagtttgtcaaagatcagctgttcttctctggtctcagctctgaagtaCAACCCCTCCCgtctgagagacctggacctgagtgagaacaacctgaaggattcaggagtgaaggagctgtgtggttttctacAGAGTCCAtactgtagactggagactctgag gttgagtcgctgcaggttgtcagagatcagctgttcttctctggtctcagctctgaagtccaacccctcccgtctgagagaactggacctgagtaacaacaacctgtatgattcaggagtgaaggagctgtttggttttctgcagagtccagactgtagactggagactctgag GGTCATTGGCAAGGAGTTTGAATCTTCCATAGACAAAACCT GTCACTCTGACGTCAAACTGGACCCAAACACAGCAGATAAAAAGCTGGATGCATCTGAGGACGACACGAAGCTGATGatg AGTGTCGAGTTCTGCTCAAGGACTTCAAATCCAAAGAAAATCCAAGACCAGGAGAAGACAGAGGTCCAGAGACATAATGTCCCTCTGCCAG GTCCTGGTCCAGCAGGGACTCCTGGTGCTCCAGCTCAAAGTGAACAG CACACcaagatgaagatgaggaaCATCCTGGATGATCTGGCAGAAAGCGAGTTCAAGAATTTCAAGTGGTTCCTGAAAAACGGACCGAAGAATAACGTTAAAGTGAGCCAGGTGGAGCATGCAGATAGGGGAGACACGGTGGATCTGATGGTGCATAGATACAAATTAGCTGAAGCTGTGAGGGTGATGGAGGAAGgtttaaaatacatcaaaagGAACGATCTGGTGCAGGAATGA
- the LOC108894666 gene encoding NACHT, LRR and PYD domains-containing protein 12 isoform X3, translating into MIYFSSVEEETSVTGFPLRPEKMNDLEEEEDRAESPGSICLSMKSDWSKGEPPLFFSNEPGPSDTEEKKRRRSGVCEEEQLSCCSLCQDVLKDPVSTSCGHWFCRQCITSYWDQSGSSGDSSCPQCGKRPRPGPGLQTASQTSTVQNSGLQEVLDEHQISLRRRCEHVTEGTDGTGSRTLLNRIYTELYITEGQSEEVNTQHEMRQLEKKTLHAPIRCQDVFKALPDQQRHIRVVLTNGVAGVGKTFSVQKFTLDWAEGLENQDVSLLVLLSFRELNLIRDEQYSLLTLLHVFHPTLQKVTAEKLAVCKVLFIFDGLDESRLSLDFNNRKVVSDVTQKSSVNELLTNLIQGNLLPSALVWITSRPAAANQIPPSCVDRVTEVQGFTDPQKEEYFRRRSSDEELSNRTISHIKTSRSLHIMCGVPVFCWITATVVEHMLTTEQRGELPRTTTDLFSHFLLVQTKRKKNKYHEGHETSPQELTEADREVLLKLGRLAFEHLEKGNIMFYQEDLEQCGLDVTEALVYSGVCTEIFKRESVIFQKTVYCFVHLSVQEFLAAVYIFHCYEKRKRLTKILKDFLGEDQSEPSLDVFLRRAMEKSVDSKNGLFVRFLHGLSLESNQRVLGGLLGQTENNPEIISNLKKKVLQYLCDKVSPDRSINIFHCLMEMNDHSVHQEIQEFLKSENRSEQRLSEIQCSALAYMLQMSEEVLDELDLNKYKTSEEGRRRLIPAVRNCKKARFTDCGLSETHCEVVASALKSNPSHLTELDLSDNKDLKDSGVKLVSAGLESPHCRLETLRLKNCWLSEISCSSLVSALKSNPSHLRDLDLSENWDLQDSGVKELCGFLQSPDCRLVTLRLKNCSLSEISCSSLVSALKSNPSRLRELDLSENSLQDSGVKELCGFLQSPYCRLETLRLSRCRLSEISCSSLVSALKSNPSRLRELDLSNNNLYDSGVKELFGFLQSPDCRLETLRLMNCSLSEISCSSLVSALKSNPSRLRELDLSNNWDLKDSGVKELCGFLQSPDCRLETLRLKDCSLSGTRCSSLVSALKSNPSHLRDLDLSHNWYLRDSGVKELCGFLQSPDCRLETLRLMDCGLSEISCSSLVSALKSNPSHLRELDLSRNKLQDSGVKELCGFLQSPYCRLETVRVIGKEFESSIDKTCHSDVKLDPNTADKKLDASEDDTKLMMSVEFCSRTSNPKKIQDQEKTEVQRHNVPLPGPGPAGTPGAPAQSEQHTKMKMRNILDDLAESEFKNFKWFLKNGPKNNVKVSQVEHADRGDTVDLMVHRYKLAEAVRVMEEGLKYIKRNDLVQE; encoded by the exons atgatttatttttcttcagtcGAAGAGGAAACAAG TGTTACAGGTTTCCCTCTCAGACCAGAGAAGATGAATGatttggaggaagaggaggacagagcagagtctccaggatccatctgtctgtctatgaagagtgactggtccaaagGAGAACCTCCACTATTCTTCAGTaatgaacctggaccctcagacacaGA agagaagaagaggaggaggagtggtgtttgtgaggaggagcagctgtcctGCTGTTCTTTGTGTCAGGACGTCCTGAAGGATCCAGTCTCTACCAGCTGTGGACACTGGTTCTGCAGACAGTGCATCACCTCATACTGGGACCAGTCTGGTTCATCAGGAGACTCCTCCTGTCCCCAGTGTGGAAAAAGACCaagaccaggacctggactgcagacagccagtcagaccagcactgtACAAA atagtggtctgcaggaggttttagatgaacatcagatcagtctgaggaggagatgtgaacatgtgactgaaggaactgatggaacaggaagtagaaccctcctcaacaggatctacactgagctctacatcacagagggacagagtgaagaggttaatacccaacatgagatgaggcagctggagaagaagaccctccatgctccaatcaggtgccaggacgtctttaaagccttacctgaccaacagagacacatcagagtggttctgaccaacggtgtcgctggtgttggaaaaaccttctcagtgcagaagttcactctggactgggcagagggcttggaaaaccaagatgtcagtctgctggttctgctttcgttcagggagctgaacctgatcagagatgagcagtacagtcttctcacgctgctccatgttttccatccaacattacagaaggtcacagcagagaagctggctgtctgtaaagttctgttcatctttgacggcctggatgaaagcagactttcactggatttcaacaacaggaaggttgtgtctgacgtcacacagaagtcatcagtcaacgagctgctgacaaacctcatccaggggaatctgcttccctcggctctggtctggataacttccagacctgcagcggccaatcaaatccctccttcatgtgttgacagggtaacagaagtacaaggcttcactgacccacagaaggaggagtacttcaggaggagatccagtgatgaagagctgtccaacagaaccatctcacacatcaagacctccaggagcctccacatcatgtgtggagtcccagtcttctgctggatcactgctacagttgtggagcacatgttgactacagagcagagaggagagctgcccagGACCACGACTGACCTGttctcacacttcctgctggttcagacaaagaggaagaagaacaagtaccatgagggacatgagacgagtccacaggagctgacggaggctgacagggaagttcttctgaagctggggaggctggcgtttgaacatctggagaaaggaaacatcatgttctaccaagaagacctggagcagtgtggtcttgatgtgacagaggccttggtgtactcaggagtttgtacagagatcttcaaaagagagagtgtgatcttccagaaaacagtctactgctttgttcatctgagcgttcaggagtttctggctgcagtctacatCTTCCACTGTtatgagaagaggaaaagactGACAAAGATACTGAAGGACTTCCTGGGAGAAGATCAGAGTGAACCATCCCTGGATGTCTTCCTGAGGAGAGCCATGGAGAAATCCGTTGACAGTAAAAATGGTCTGTTTGTtcgcttccttcatggcctctctctggagtccaaccagagGGTCTTAGGAGgtctgctgggtcagacagagaacaatCCAGAAATCATCAGCAACCTGAAGAAGAAAGTCCTTCAGTATCTTTGTGATAAAGtctctcctgacagaagcatcaacatcttccactgtctgatggagatgaacgaccactcagttcatcaggagatccaagagttcctgaagtcagagaacagatcagagcagagactctctgagatccagtgctcagctctggcctacatgctgcagatgtcagaggaggttctggatgagttggaccTGAATAAGTACAAGACGTCAGAGGAGGGACGACGgagactgatcccagctgtgaggaactgcaaGAAGGCTCG ATTTACTGATTGTGGACTctcagagactcactgtgaagtcgtggcctcagctctgaagtccaacccctcccatctgactgaactggacctgagtgacaacaaagacctgaaggattcaggagtgaagctggtctctgctggactggagagtcctcactgtagactggagactctgag gttgaagaactgctggttgtcagagatcagctgttcttctctggtctcagctctgaagtccaacccctcccatctgagagacctggaTCTGAGTGAAAACTGggacctgcaggattcaggagtaaaggagctgtgtggttttctacagagtccagactgtagactggtgACTCTGAG gttgaagaactgcagtttgtcagagatcagctgttcttctctggtctcagctctgaagtccaacccctcccgtctgagagaactggacctgagtgagAACagcctgcaggattcaggagtgaaggagctgtgtggttttctgcagagtccatactgtagactggagactctgag gttgagtcgctgcaggttgtcagagatcagctgttcttctctggtctcagctctgaagtccaacccctcccgtctgagagaactggacctgagtaacaacaacctgtatgattcaggagtgaaggagctgtttggttttctgcagagtccagactgtagactggagactctgag gttgatgaactgcagtttgtcagagatcagctgttcttctctggtctcagctctgaagtccaacccctcccgtctgagagaactggacctgagtaacaactgggacctgaaggattcaggagtgaaggagctgtgtggttttctgcagagtccagactgtagactggagactctgag gttgaaggACTGCAGCTTGTCAGGGACCAgatgttcttctctggtctcagctctgaagtccaacccctcccatctgagagatctggacctgagtcaCAACTGGTACCTGCgggattcaggagtgaaggagctgtgtggttttctgcagagtccagactgtagactggagactctgag gttgatgGACTGcggtttgtcagagatcagctgttcttctctggtctcagctctgaagtccaacccctcccatctgagagaactggacctgagcagaaacaagctgcaggattcaggagtgaaggagctgtgtggttttctgcagagtccatactgtagactggagactgtGAG GGTCATTGGCAAGGAGTTTGAATCTTCCATAGACAAAACCT GTCACTCTGACGTCAAACTGGACCCAAACACAGCAGATAAAAAGCTGGATGCATCTGAGGACGACACGAAGCTGATGatg AGTGTCGAGTTCTGCTCAAGGACTTCAAATCCAAAGAAAATCCAAGACCAGGAGAAGACAGAGGTCCAGAGACATAATGTCCCTCTGCCAG GTCCTGGTCCAGCAGGGACTCCTGGTGCTCCAGCTCAAAGTGAACAG CACACcaagatgaagatgaggaaCATCCTGGATGATCTGGCAGAAAGCGAGTTCAAGAATTTCAAGTGGTTCCTGAAAAACGGACCGAAGAATAACGTTAAAGTGAGCCAGGTGGAGCATGCAGATAGGGGAGACACGGTGGATCTGATGGTGCATAGATACAAATTAGCTGAAGCTGTGAGGGTGATGGAGGAAGgtttaaaatacatcaaaagGAACGATCTGGTGCAGGAATGA